In Sphaeramia orbicularis chromosome 12, fSphaOr1.1, whole genome shotgun sequence, the following proteins share a genomic window:
- the cep83 gene encoding centrosomal protein of 83 kDa isoform X1 has protein sequence MTSSALGQSASLLPDLEPGIGKSAAMLGLSAGLGGAEMELQKMLIDERMKSEHHRTNYRTLKAELASLQDELTRTQGELKRLQFDRQAQQEKLQMMLAELRGELLDKTRELEDLRLQVMTPQRLELLRAQVQQEMEAPVRERFNKLEEEAEKYRSEYNKLRYEFTFLKSQFDHQREEHAHTLEERRIRYEAEISRLEKDKEDIVAQYQGSDPLCDEKRVEALLREKAQLHLRLKGLEAEVAELRAQKENSGQQAENVQRIQIRQLSESQAAVKSLEAERQSLRLQLERMESELHLSHEQNGQLTGRLHKAERQVSSLNCQIESLKHSHKLELASTKLECARSKGEVERERDTLQGHIDGLQTDVEVLKAAMERHKEVLVEKEREAVRRVQAAREEEFRKTATLHEDKLELENRVAALEQQRVLQEATDQAQKEEWEERIRYAQQGEESARRELQNLRNKLQHQSLQLEEFERQKAEVADLKQVSRHRPPPSSLPSQFHHHATRVLCLLMINVIVSSAQQQNQELSVQLGTLSHSENGLMEANQRLRDTLDRVREELKTVRSQSEKSQHEAERALDDHRVEWLEEKHKLQERDAELQLKYSQAKERLQRAAMAQKKRKTMTESRERKLQDKIQLLEAKLAEVELEAEAAAANKRALHSEEQARLSRQLKELQRRNNEFRQLLLGGQGPFSVGPSFLTSSPNPLPVLRSEGLSSNVPEQQLTDLSVLRQRLQDLESAQMQQLEELGSLANKSSTSQPDH, from the exons CCTGCAGGATGAACTCACCAGGACGCAGGGTGAATTAAAGCGTTTGCAGTTTGACAGACAGGCACAGCAGGAGAAACTGCAGATGATGTTGGCTGAGCTGCGGGGGGAACTGCTGGACAAAACCAGGGAGCTGGAGGATCTGCGTTTGCAG GTAATGACCCCTCAGCGGTTGGAGCTGCTCAGAGCTCAGGTGCAGCAGGAGATGGAGGCTCCAGTCAGAGAACGCTTCAATAAACTAGAGGAG GAGGCAGAGAAGTACAGATCTGAATACAACAAGTTGCGGTATGAGTTCACCTTCCTCAAGTCCCAGTTTGATCACCAGAGAGAAGAACACGCCCACACATTGGAGGAGCGAAGGATCCGCTACGAGGCAGAG ATCTCTCGCCTGGAGAAGGATAAAGAGGACATTGTGGCCCAGTACCAGGGTTCTGACCCACTGTGTGATGAGAAACGAGTGGAGGCTCTGCTGAGGGAGAAAGCCCAGCTCCACCTGCGGCTGAAGGGCCTGGAGGCAGAAGTGGCTGAGCTTCGAGCCCAGAAAGAAAACTCTGGTCAGCAGGCTGAGAACGTCCAGCGCATCCAGATCAGACAGCTCTCAGAGTCTCAAGCTGCAGTGAAGTCACTGGAG GCAGAGCGGCAGTCATTACGGCTGCAGCTGGAGCGGATGGAGAGTGAGCTTCATCTCAGCCATGAGCAGAATGGCCAGCTCACCGGACGACTACATAAAGCTGAGAGACAGGTCAGCTCCCTCAACTGTCAG ATTGAAAGCCTGAAGCATTCGCATAAGTTAGAGCTGGCCAGCACTAAACTGGAGTGTGCACGATCTAAAGGGGAggtggagagggagagagacacgCTGCAGGGTCATATTGATG GTTTACAGACAGATGTAGAGGTACTAAAGGCCGCTATGGAGCGTCACAAGGAAGTCCTGgtggagaaagagagggaggcggTGAGGAGAGTACAGGCCGCTCGTGAGGAAGAGTTCCGCAAAACAGCAACTTTACACGAGGACAA GTTAGAGTTGGAGAACCGGGTTGCAGCATTGGAACAGCAGAGGGTGCTGCAGGAAGCTACAGACCAAGCCCAGAAAGAGGAATGGGAGGAGCGTATCCGCTACGCCCAACAAGGTGAAGAGTCGGCCCGCAGGGAACTGCAGAACCTGAG aAATAAACTACAGCATCAAAGTTTACAACTAGAAGAATTTGAGCGACAAAAAGCAGAGGTGGCAGATCTAAAACAGGTAAGCAGACATCGACCACCTCCGTCTTCTTTACCATCACAGTTTCACCATCACGCCACAAgggttttatgtcttttaatgaTAAATGTTATTGTTTCTTCGGCTCAACAGCAGAACCAGGAACTCAGCGTTCAGCTGGGGACACTGTCCCACTCTGAAAATGGTCTGATGGAAGCCAATCAGAGGCTCAGGGACACACTGGACCGAGTGAGAGAGGAGCTGAAGACGGTCCGATCCCAGTCAGAGAAGAGCCAGCATGAGGCAGAGAG GGCGTTGGACGACCATCGAGTGGAGTGGTTAGAGGAGAAACACAAGCTACAGGAACGAGACGCTGAGCTACAGCTGAAATACAGTCAGGCCAAAGAGAGACTGCAGAGGGCAGCAATGGCTCAGAAAAAG AGGAAAACTATGACGGAGAGCAGAGAGAGAAAGCTGCAGGACAAGATCCAGCTGCTGGAGGCCAAGCTCGCAGAGGTGGAACTGGAAGCTGAAGCTGCTGCAGCCAACAA ACGTGCGTTGCATTCAGAGGAGCAGGCTCGGCTCAGCAGACAGTTGAAGGAGCTGCAGCGACGAAACAACGAGTTCCGTCAGCTGTTGTTAGGGGGCCAGGGTCCCTTCAGCGTGGGCCCCAGTTTCCTGACGTCCTCGCCCAACCCCCTCCCCGTGCTCAGGTCTGAGGGGCTGTCTTCCAACGTACCA GAGCAGCAGCTGACCGACCTGTCAGTGCTGCGTCAGAGGCTGCAGGACCTCGAAAGCGCACAGATGCAACAACTTGAAGAACTGGGATCTCTGGCCAACAAGAGCTCCACATCCCAGCCCGACCACTga
- the cep83 gene encoding centrosomal protein of 83 kDa isoform X2: MTSSALGQSASLLPDLEPGIGKSAAMLGLSAGLGGAEMELQKMLIDERMKSEHHRTNYRTLKAELASLQDELTRTQGELKRLQFDRQAQQEKLQMMLAELRGELLDKTRELEDLRLQVMTPQRLELLRAQVQQEMEAPVRERFNKLEEEAEKYRSEYNKLRYEFTFLKSQFDHQREEHAHTLEERRIRYEAEISRLEKDKEDIVAQYQGSDPLCDEKRVEALLREKAQLHLRLKGLEAEVAELRAQKENSGQQAENVQRIQIRQLSESQAAVKSLEAERQSLRLQLERMESELHLSHEQNGQLTGRLHKAERQVSSLNCQIESLKHSHKLELASTKLECARSKGEVERERDTLQGHIDGLQTDVEVLKAAMERHKEVLVEKEREAVRRVQAAREEEFRKTATLHEDKLELENRVAALEQQRVLQEATDQAQKEEWEERIRYAQQGEESARRELQNLRNKLQHQSLQLEEFERQKAEVADLKQQNQELSVQLGTLSHSENGLMEANQRLRDTLDRVREELKTVRSQSEKSQHEAERALDDHRVEWLEEKHKLQERDAELQLKYSQAKERLQRAAMAQKKRKTMTESRERKLQDKIQLLEAKLAEVELEAEAAAANKRALHSEEQARLSRQLKELQRRNNEFRQLLLGGQGPFSVGPSFLTSSPNPLPVLRSEGLSSNVPEQQLTDLSVLRQRLQDLESAQMQQLEELGSLANKSSTSQPDH, encoded by the exons CCTGCAGGATGAACTCACCAGGACGCAGGGTGAATTAAAGCGTTTGCAGTTTGACAGACAGGCACAGCAGGAGAAACTGCAGATGATGTTGGCTGAGCTGCGGGGGGAACTGCTGGACAAAACCAGGGAGCTGGAGGATCTGCGTTTGCAG GTAATGACCCCTCAGCGGTTGGAGCTGCTCAGAGCTCAGGTGCAGCAGGAGATGGAGGCTCCAGTCAGAGAACGCTTCAATAAACTAGAGGAG GAGGCAGAGAAGTACAGATCTGAATACAACAAGTTGCGGTATGAGTTCACCTTCCTCAAGTCCCAGTTTGATCACCAGAGAGAAGAACACGCCCACACATTGGAGGAGCGAAGGATCCGCTACGAGGCAGAG ATCTCTCGCCTGGAGAAGGATAAAGAGGACATTGTGGCCCAGTACCAGGGTTCTGACCCACTGTGTGATGAGAAACGAGTGGAGGCTCTGCTGAGGGAGAAAGCCCAGCTCCACCTGCGGCTGAAGGGCCTGGAGGCAGAAGTGGCTGAGCTTCGAGCCCAGAAAGAAAACTCTGGTCAGCAGGCTGAGAACGTCCAGCGCATCCAGATCAGACAGCTCTCAGAGTCTCAAGCTGCAGTGAAGTCACTGGAG GCAGAGCGGCAGTCATTACGGCTGCAGCTGGAGCGGATGGAGAGTGAGCTTCATCTCAGCCATGAGCAGAATGGCCAGCTCACCGGACGACTACATAAAGCTGAGAGACAGGTCAGCTCCCTCAACTGTCAG ATTGAAAGCCTGAAGCATTCGCATAAGTTAGAGCTGGCCAGCACTAAACTGGAGTGTGCACGATCTAAAGGGGAggtggagagggagagagacacgCTGCAGGGTCATATTGATG GTTTACAGACAGATGTAGAGGTACTAAAGGCCGCTATGGAGCGTCACAAGGAAGTCCTGgtggagaaagagagggaggcggTGAGGAGAGTACAGGCCGCTCGTGAGGAAGAGTTCCGCAAAACAGCAACTTTACACGAGGACAA GTTAGAGTTGGAGAACCGGGTTGCAGCATTGGAACAGCAGAGGGTGCTGCAGGAAGCTACAGACCAAGCCCAGAAAGAGGAATGGGAGGAGCGTATCCGCTACGCCCAACAAGGTGAAGAGTCGGCCCGCAGGGAACTGCAGAACCTGAG aAATAAACTACAGCATCAAAGTTTACAACTAGAAGAATTTGAGCGACAAAAAGCAGAGGTGGCAGATCTAAAACAG CAGAACCAGGAACTCAGCGTTCAGCTGGGGACACTGTCCCACTCTGAAAATGGTCTGATGGAAGCCAATCAGAGGCTCAGGGACACACTGGACCGAGTGAGAGAGGAGCTGAAGACGGTCCGATCCCAGTCAGAGAAGAGCCAGCATGAGGCAGAGAG GGCGTTGGACGACCATCGAGTGGAGTGGTTAGAGGAGAAACACAAGCTACAGGAACGAGACGCTGAGCTACAGCTGAAATACAGTCAGGCCAAAGAGAGACTGCAGAGGGCAGCAATGGCTCAGAAAAAG AGGAAAACTATGACGGAGAGCAGAGAGAGAAAGCTGCAGGACAAGATCCAGCTGCTGGAGGCCAAGCTCGCAGAGGTGGAACTGGAAGCTGAAGCTGCTGCAGCCAACAA ACGTGCGTTGCATTCAGAGGAGCAGGCTCGGCTCAGCAGACAGTTGAAGGAGCTGCAGCGACGAAACAACGAGTTCCGTCAGCTGTTGTTAGGGGGCCAGGGTCCCTTCAGCGTGGGCCCCAGTTTCCTGACGTCCTCGCCCAACCCCCTCCCCGTGCTCAGGTCTGAGGGGCTGTCTTCCAACGTACCA GAGCAGCAGCTGACCGACCTGTCAGTGCTGCGTCAGAGGCTGCAGGACCTCGAAAGCGCACAGATGCAACAACTTGAAGAACTGGGATCTCTGGCCAACAAGAGCTCCACATCCCAGCCCGACCACTga